One Delphinus delphis chromosome 3, mDelDel1.2, whole genome shotgun sequence genomic region harbors:
- the SH2D3A gene encoding SH2 domain-containing protein 3A isoform X1 has protein sequence MQVPQDGEDFAGQPWYHGPLSRQKAEALLQQDGDFLVRASKSRGGHPVISCRWRGSVLHFEVFRVALRPRPGRPTALFQLEDERFPSLPALVRSYVTGQRTLSQATGAVASRPVTRQGPIRRSFSEDTLPDGPAWTEPLRARKRSDSQPAGLEHMGQPTEDHPGSGAPTMPASALPRTGSDSVLLKVPVPLGSIADSLRASDGQLHAKAPTKPPRTSSLMLPDASGCPPTYCELVPRVPRVQGTPAGHSCPEPEAPWWEAEEEDGCFARPQAEVSFCPPDNPFCLLGSQNRPLETEVLHTLHGLFLEHHPGSTALHLLLVDCQATGLLGVTKAQRGAMGVASGLELLTLPHGHRLRLELLERLETLALAGALAVLGCAGPLEERAAALRGLVELALALRPGAAGDLPGLAAVMGALLMPQVSRLERTWRQLRRSHTEAALAFEQELKPLMRALDEGAGPCDPGEVALPHVAPAVRLLEGEELPGPLDESCERLLRTLHRARLLARDAPRFREAAARRLRGCSGGAKELGRRGPHVLRSSSASSPSCRSAWSLTIESTDRPHLHAGIPRLPWRPRKPPKLPHTAKCSGDLHPASQEGTWFARTHPVP, from the exons ATGCAGGTGCCACAGGATGGAGAGGACTTTGCTGGCCAACCCTGGTACCACGGCCCACTGTCCCGCCAG AAGGCTGAGGCCCTCCTCCAGCAAGATGGTGACTTCTTAGTTCGTGCATCTAAGTCCCGTGGGGGCCACCCTGTGATCTCCTGCCGTTGGCGGGGCTCAGTCCTACACTTCGAGGTGTTCCGTGTGGCCCTGCGCCCCCGGCCAGGCCGGCCCACAGCCCTCTTTCAGCTGGAGGATGAGCGTTTCCCAAGCCTGCCTGCCCTGGTTCGCAGCTATGTGACCGGCCAGCGTACACTGTCCCAGGCCACGGGAGCTGTGGCATCCAGGCCAGTGACGCGGCAAGGACCTATTCGACGCAGCTTTAGTGAAGACACCCTCCCAGACGGCCCGGCTTGGACAGAGCCACTCAG GGCTAGGAAGCGGAGTGACAGTCAGCCCGCAGGCTTGGAGCATATGGGGCAGCCAACAGAAGACCACCCTGGTTCAG GAGCTCCCACTATGCCTGCATCTGCCCTGCCTCGGACAGGTAGTGACTCCGTGTTGCTAAAGGTGCCCGTTCCCCTGGGGTCCATTGCTGACAGCCTCAGGGCCTCTGATGGGCAGCTTCATGCCAAGGCACCAACCAAGCCACCTCGAACATCCTCACTGATGTTGCCTGATGCCTCTGGATGCCCCCCAACGTACTGTGAGCTGGTGCCCCGAGTGCCCAGGGTCCAGGGAACACCTGCTGGCCACAGCTGCCCAGAGCCAGAGGCACCATGGTGGGAGGCTGAGGAGGAGGACGGATGTTTTGCAAGACCGCAGGCAGAGGTCTCTTTCTGCCCACCTGACAACCCCTtctgcctgctgggctcccagaatCGGCCTCTGGAAACTGAAGTCCTGCAtactctccatggcctgttcctGGAGCACCATCCTGGGAGCACCGCTCTCCACCTGCTGTTGGTGGATTGCCAG GCGACTGGCCTCCTGGGAGTGACCAAGGCTCAGCGGGGCGCCATGGGGGTCGCCTCTGGTCTGGAACTGCTCACACTTCCCCATGGGCATCGCTTGAGGTTGGAACTGCTGGAGAG GCTCGAGACGCTGGCACTGGCGGGGGCGCTGGCAGTGCTGGGCTGCGCAGGGCCGCTGGAGGAGCGCGCGGCCGCCCTGAGGGGCCTGGTGGAGCTGGCCCTGGCGCTGCGGCCAGGGGCGGCGGGAGACCTGCCCGGACTGGCCGCGGTCATGGGCGCCTTGCTCATGCCCCAG GTGTCGCGGTTGGAACGCACGTGGCGCCAGCTGCGAAGGAGCCACACCGAGGCTGCGCTGGCCTTCGAGCAGGAGCTGAAGCCACTGATGCGGGCGCTGGATGAGGGCGCCG GACCCTGCGACCCGGGGGAGGTGGCGTTGCCGCACGTGGCGCCCGCGGTGCGCCTGCTGGAGGGCGAGGAACTCCCCGGGCCCCTGGACGAGAGCTGCGAGCGGCTGCTGCGCACCCTGCACCGGGCGCGTCTGCTGGCCCGGGACGCGCCCAGATTCCGCGAGGCGGCGGCTCGGCGCCTGCGAG GCTGCTCTGGGGGAGCCAAGGAGCTGGGGCGCCGTGGGCCACACGTCTTGAGAAGTTCCAGCGCGTCCTCACCGTCCTGTCGCAGCGCCTGGAGCCTGACCATTGAGAGCACTGACCGCCCCCATCTTCACGCTGGGATACCAAGGCTTCCATGGAGACCAAGGAAGCCGCCCAAGCTTCCTCACACAGCCAAATGCAGTGGGGACCTGCACCCTGCCTCACAGGAGGGGACCTGGTTTGCAAGAACCCACCCTGTGCCCTAA
- the SH2D3A gene encoding SH2 domain-containing protein 3A isoform X2: protein MQVPQDGEDFAGQPWYHGPLSRQKAEALLQQDGDFLVRASKSRGGHPVISCRWRGSVLHFEVFRVALRPRPGRPTALFQLEDERFPSLPALVRSYVTGQRTLSQATGAVASRPVTRQGPIRRSFSEDTLPDGPAWTEPLRARKRSDSQPAGLEHMGQPTEDHPGSGAPTMPASALPRTGSDSVLLKVPVPLGSIADSLRASDGQLHAKAPTKPPRTSSLMLPDASGCPPTYCELVPRVPRVQGTPAGHSCPEPEAPWWEAEEEDGCFARPQAEVSFCPPDNPFCLLGSQNRPLETEVLHTLHGLFLEHHPGSTALHLLLVDCQATGLLGVTKAQRGAMGVASGLELLTLPHGHRLRLELLERLETLALAGALAVLGCAGPLEERAAALRGLVELALALRPGAAGDLPGLAAVMGALLMPQVSRLERTWRQLRRSHTEAALAFEQELKPLMRALDEGAGPCDPGEVALPHVAPAVRLLEGEELPGPLDESCERLLRTLHRARLLARDAPRFREAAARRLRGFRPHPELREALTTGFLRRLLWGSQGAGAPWATRLEKFQRVLTVLSQRLEPDH, encoded by the exons ATGCAGGTGCCACAGGATGGAGAGGACTTTGCTGGCCAACCCTGGTACCACGGCCCACTGTCCCGCCAG AAGGCTGAGGCCCTCCTCCAGCAAGATGGTGACTTCTTAGTTCGTGCATCTAAGTCCCGTGGGGGCCACCCTGTGATCTCCTGCCGTTGGCGGGGCTCAGTCCTACACTTCGAGGTGTTCCGTGTGGCCCTGCGCCCCCGGCCAGGCCGGCCCACAGCCCTCTTTCAGCTGGAGGATGAGCGTTTCCCAAGCCTGCCTGCCCTGGTTCGCAGCTATGTGACCGGCCAGCGTACACTGTCCCAGGCCACGGGAGCTGTGGCATCCAGGCCAGTGACGCGGCAAGGACCTATTCGACGCAGCTTTAGTGAAGACACCCTCCCAGACGGCCCGGCTTGGACAGAGCCACTCAG GGCTAGGAAGCGGAGTGACAGTCAGCCCGCAGGCTTGGAGCATATGGGGCAGCCAACAGAAGACCACCCTGGTTCAG GAGCTCCCACTATGCCTGCATCTGCCCTGCCTCGGACAGGTAGTGACTCCGTGTTGCTAAAGGTGCCCGTTCCCCTGGGGTCCATTGCTGACAGCCTCAGGGCCTCTGATGGGCAGCTTCATGCCAAGGCACCAACCAAGCCACCTCGAACATCCTCACTGATGTTGCCTGATGCCTCTGGATGCCCCCCAACGTACTGTGAGCTGGTGCCCCGAGTGCCCAGGGTCCAGGGAACACCTGCTGGCCACAGCTGCCCAGAGCCAGAGGCACCATGGTGGGAGGCTGAGGAGGAGGACGGATGTTTTGCAAGACCGCAGGCAGAGGTCTCTTTCTGCCCACCTGACAACCCCTtctgcctgctgggctcccagaatCGGCCTCTGGAAACTGAAGTCCTGCAtactctccatggcctgttcctGGAGCACCATCCTGGGAGCACCGCTCTCCACCTGCTGTTGGTGGATTGCCAG GCGACTGGCCTCCTGGGAGTGACCAAGGCTCAGCGGGGCGCCATGGGGGTCGCCTCTGGTCTGGAACTGCTCACACTTCCCCATGGGCATCGCTTGAGGTTGGAACTGCTGGAGAG GCTCGAGACGCTGGCACTGGCGGGGGCGCTGGCAGTGCTGGGCTGCGCAGGGCCGCTGGAGGAGCGCGCGGCCGCCCTGAGGGGCCTGGTGGAGCTGGCCCTGGCGCTGCGGCCAGGGGCGGCGGGAGACCTGCCCGGACTGGCCGCGGTCATGGGCGCCTTGCTCATGCCCCAG GTGTCGCGGTTGGAACGCACGTGGCGCCAGCTGCGAAGGAGCCACACCGAGGCTGCGCTGGCCTTCGAGCAGGAGCTGAAGCCACTGATGCGGGCGCTGGATGAGGGCGCCG GACCCTGCGACCCGGGGGAGGTGGCGTTGCCGCACGTGGCGCCCGCGGTGCGCCTGCTGGAGGGCGAGGAACTCCCCGGGCCCCTGGACGAGAGCTGCGAGCGGCTGCTGCGCACCCTGCACCGGGCGCGTCTGCTGGCCCGGGACGCGCCCAGATTCCGCGAGGCGGCGGCTCGGCGCCTGCGAG gaTTCCGGCCCCACCCGGAGCTGAGAGAGGCCCTGACCACTGGTTTCTTGAGGAGGCTGCTCTGGGGGAGCCAAGGAGCTGGGGCGCCGTGGGCCACACGTCTTGAGAAGTTCCAGCGCGTCCTCACCGTCCTGTCGCAGCGCCTGGAGCCTGACCATTGA